The sequence CCTTGGGCGTGACGACATCGATGGAATAGAGCCCGCCGGGCACCGCGTCGGCGAACAGGAATTCGTAGCGCCGCCCCACCAGTTCCAGCAGCTTGTCCTTGTTCGGGTCCTCGGCGAAGGGCAGCATGGTGAGCTTCCAGCCCTCGACCTCACGTCCATCAAAGGAAAAGCGCGCTGGCGTCACGGTGCCGGTGGAAAGATGCTCACGCACCCGGTTGCGCAAATAAAACGGGCTGCCCTTGGTCAGCTGCGCGATTTCCTTTACGTCACGCTCCAGCAGGATGAGCGCGATCGGATTGCCGTTCATGGTCGGGAAAGGCCCGGCCTCGCCCTCCTGACTGCCACGGTGAATGATGACATCCGCGACCCGTTTGGCGGGATCGTCGGCCGGCGCCTCGACCTTCATGTCCAGCGTTTCCTCAAAGCCGTCGCCGAGCTTGGCCTCGGAAGTCACATGCTTATAGGCATAGATCAGAGTCGTGCCCGGCTGCACCTGGGCGAGATAGGGACGCTCGAAGAACAGCTCGGCGGCCGTTGGCGCGGCAAACGCGGCGGACGCGACAAGGGTCGCCAGCGAGGCCGCGGCGGCAAGGGTGCGGGCAATACGCAACATGGAACGTCTCCGTCAGCCGGCGCGGTCGGGCTGGAAATAGCGTCGGTAGTCATAGATCTCGGAGCCGTCGGCATCGGCTTCGGCCAGCGCCAGCAGGTCGGCGTGCAGCGGCGACAAATGGCAGGCGGGATCGGTGGCGGCGGCATCGCCGGCAATGGCCATGGCCTGGCAGCGGCAGCCACCCCAGTCGATTTCCTTGCGGTCGCAGCTCTTGCACAGCGGCGGCATCCAGTCCGTGCCGCGAAAGGCGTTGAAGGCCGGTGAATTCACCCAGACATCGCTGAGCGAATGGTCTCGCACATTCCAGAAATCGAGGTTCGGAATCGTCTCCGCCGCATGGCAGGGCAGCACCTTGCCGGAGGGCGTGACATTGAGCGACTGACGGCCCCAGCCATTCATGCAGGGCTTGGGGTACTTGGCGTAATAGTCCGGCACGACGGCGTCGATGGTAAGGATGCCCTTGAGCCGCGTGCGCGCCTCCTCCACCACGTCGAGCGCCCAGAACACCTGGTCGCGGGTCGGCATCAACGCGCCGCGATTGCGCAGCGCCCAGCCATAATATTGCGAATGGGCGATCTCGATGCGTTTGGCACCGAGGGACAAGGCGAGCTCGATGAAGTCCGGGATCTGGTGGATGTTGGCCCGGTGCACCACGGAATTGATGGTGAGCGGCAGGCCGAGCCGCCGGACCTCATGGGCAACCGCAAGCTTCCTCTCATGCGCACCGCGGAAATTCGAGACCTTGTCGGTCATGTCAGCCGTCGCGCCCTGGAAGGACAGCTGAACATGGTCGATGCCGGCATCGGAAATGGACTGCAGCCGCTCCGCCGTCACGCCCACGCCGGCGGTGATCAGATTGGTGTAGAGCCCCACCTCGACACAGTGGCGGATCATCTGTTCGAGATCGCGCCGCGCCGTGGGCTCGCCGCCGGAGAGATGGACCTGCAGCACGCCGAGCTTGGCCGCCTCGGAGAACACCCGCAGCCAGGTCTCGGTGTCGAGTTCGACATTGCGCCGGTCGAGCTCGACCGGGTTGGAGCAATAGGGGCATTGCAGCGGGCAGCGATGCGTCAGCTCCGCCAGCATGCCATAGGGGATGGGAGGCGCCGGGCGTGCCGGCACCTCCAGCTGGTGACGAGGCTCATCAATGAGGCTCATGATGCGGCATCCCCGACCAAGGGCGAGGTGACCTCGATCAGCCCCTTCTCGGCGAGCCCGGCGAGGAAGGCATCGACATCTGTGGCGATCGTCTGACGCTCCACCGTGAAGGCGGTCGCGAGTTCATCGACGATGAGGCCGATGGAGCGCGCACCGTCCACCTTTTTCAGGATCTCGACCGCGACAGGATCGGGATTGAGCACCCGTTCGGGCGCCAGCAGCACCCACTGGCCCCGCGCCTCGTCATGCCGGAGTCGCACACCGCGCGCCAGCCTGGGAACGCTGTTCGCCGCAAGAGTCGCTGTCATCACCCCTCCTTCGGGACGAAGGCTCCCGGATAGGCCATTCTCGGGTCGATATAGGCGAAATAGAGCGCGTCGAGTTGCACCCACAGCACGTCGCACTTGAATTCCAGCGCCCGGATCGCCTGTTCCTGCTGCTCCGGCGTGCGGGCGTGCTGCTTTACATAGTCGAGCGCGAAGTCCGCATCGCGCGGCGCCTGGGTCAGGCGCTTGTCGAAATAGGCAAGAGTCTCCTTGGAGACGAAATCATAGTTCTTCAGCATGCCGGCGACACGCTCGCCGATGATGCCGGGCGAGAACATCTCCGTGAGCGAGGAGGCGATGGCCTCAAGCAGCGTCTTCTCGCGGACGAAATGCACATAGGCGTCGACTGCGAACTTGGTCGCCGGCAGCAGACCGCGCAGCGAGGTGACGGTATGGCGGTCGAGCCCGAGGCTGTCAGTCAGCACCAGCCAGCGGGCGATGCCGCCCTCCCCCTCATGGTCGCCATCGTGATCGACGATGCGCTGGCGCCAGACGCGGCGCAGTTCCGGCTCCTCCATGCGGGCGAGAATGGCGGAATCCTTCACCGGGATCATCGCCTGGTAGTAATAGCGATTGAGCGCCCAGGCCTGAACCTGACCAAAGGTTAGCTGACCATTATGCAGCAACTTGTGAAAGGGATGCAGGCTGTGATAGCGGCGCGTACCCACATCGCGCAGGCGCGCCTCAAGTTCTTCCGGCGAAAGAAGCGTGGTCATAGGGCAATCTCCATCCCATCGTGAGCGATTTCCCATCCGGCTTTATTCGCCGTGATCCGCTCATCTGAGCCATCAACCAGCACCGGATTGGTGTTGTTGATGTGAACATAGATTTTCCGCCCGACGTTGACCTCGCGCAAAGCCTCGATCGAACCGCGCGGACCGGACATCGACATATGCCCCATCCGCGCCCCGGTCTTGGTGCCGACACCGGCGAGCACCATCTCGTCATCCTGCCAGAGCGTGCCGTCGAACAGCACAGCGTCCGCGCCGTCCAGCCGTGCGCGCAAGGTGTCCGTCATGGCCGCACAGCCGGGAATATACAGAACGCGCCGGCCGCCGGCAGCGAGTTCGACACCGATGGTTTGCTCACCCTCGCGATCGGTGGTGAGCGACCCCTGCTCGGCCTGCTCGCGCGCTTCAAGATAGAGGGCGATCTTGCCCGGCACCGGAAAAATCGTCGCGTGCACGCCTGAGACCAGTTCAAACGACGCGCCCAGCTGCACCGGGCGGCGCGCCACGACATCGGGGGCCAGCACATCGAAGGCGCTGCTGCCCGCGAGCACTCCGTGCACACCCGGCGTCGCCATCAGCGCGAAAGGCTGCGCCTCGCGCAGGCTGAGCAGGCCGGCGACATGGTCGATATCGGCATTGGTCAACAGTACGGATTTGAGCGGCGAATGCCGCAGCCCCTCTCGGGGATGCAAGGCAGGGGTTGCCTGCAATTGCGCGAGAATTTCGGGCGCGCAGTTCACCAGCGCCCAGTCGCGACCATTAGATGTCACAGCGATCGACGCCTGCGTTCGCCGCTTGACGCGGGGATCGTTCGCCCATGCAAGCGAACAGACCGCGCAGCGGCAGTTCCACTGAGGGAACCCACCGCCCGCGGCTGATCCGAGGATCACAAGCTTGAAGTGGGACGGGGGCGTGGTCATCGGCAAAGCGACTTCAT comes from Ancylobacter polymorphus and encodes:
- the pqqB gene encoding pyrroloquinoline quinone biosynthesis protein PqqB yields the protein MTTPPSHFKLVILGSAAGGGFPQWNCRCAVCSLAWANDPRVKRRTQASIAVTSNGRDWALVNCAPEILAQLQATPALHPREGLRHSPLKSVLLTNADIDHVAGLLSLREAQPFALMATPGVHGVLAGSSAFDVLAPDVVARRPVQLGASFELVSGVHATIFPVPGKIALYLEAREQAEQGSLTTDREGEQTIGVELAAGGRRVLYIPGCAAMTDTLRARLDGADAVLFDGTLWQDDEMVLAGVGTKTGARMGHMSMSGPRGSIEALREVNVGRKIYVHINNTNPVLVDGSDERITANKAGWEIAHDGMEIAL
- the pqqE gene encoding pyrroloquinoline quinone biosynthesis protein PqqE encodes the protein MSLIDEPRHQLEVPARPAPPIPYGMLAELTHRCPLQCPYCSNPVELDRRNVELDTETWLRVFSEAAKLGVLQVHLSGGEPTARRDLEQMIRHCVEVGLYTNLITAGVGVTAERLQSISDAGIDHVQLSFQGATADMTDKVSNFRGAHERKLAVAHEVRRLGLPLTINSVVHRANIHQIPDFIELALSLGAKRIEIAHSQYYGWALRNRGALMPTRDQVFWALDVVEEARTRLKGILTIDAVVPDYYAKYPKPCMNGWGRQSLNVTPSGKVLPCHAAETIPNLDFWNVRDHSLSDVWVNSPAFNAFRGTDWMPPLCKSCDRKEIDWGGCRCQAMAIAGDAAATDPACHLSPLHADLLALAEADADGSEIYDYRRYFQPDRAG
- the pqqC gene encoding pyrroloquinoline-quinone synthase PqqC; the protein is MTTLLSPEELEARLRDVGTRRYHSLHPFHKLLHNGQLTFGQVQAWALNRYYYQAMIPVKDSAILARMEEPELRRVWRQRIVDHDGDHEGEGGIARWLVLTDSLGLDRHTVTSLRGLLPATKFAVDAYVHFVREKTLLEAIASSLTEMFSPGIIGERVAGMLKNYDFVSKETLAYFDKRLTQAPRDADFALDYVKQHARTPEQQEQAIRALEFKCDVLWVQLDALYFAYIDPRMAYPGAFVPKEG
- the pqqD gene encoding pyrroloquinoline quinone biosynthesis peptide chaperone PqqD → MTATLAANSVPRLARGVRLRHDEARGQWVLLAPERVLNPDPVAVEILKKVDGARSIGLIVDELATAFTVERQTIATDVDAFLAGLAEKGLIEVTSPLVGDAAS